The following is a genomic window from Vicinamibacterales bacterium.
CGGTCCAAATCAGATTATGCGTTTACAAGGGGAGGGCCTGAGCTCACCGTTTTGCCGTGAGACCGGTTGGAAGCCAAAAGTCGGCCTAGATGAAGGACTGCAGCAGACAGTCGATTGGTTCCGCGCTAATAGGCAACGCTATGGTCTCTGATACAAGCGCAGTCTCGGAATTGGCTCGAAAGATTCGTGTGCAGGTGTTGCGCATGATTCACAAGGCGAAAGCATCGCATGTTGGTACGAGTCTCTCGATAGCAGATATTTTGGCAGTGCTCTATGGAAGCGTTCTACAGATCCAACCGACCGAACCGGAGTCACCAGACCGCGATCGGCTAATCGTGAGTAAGGGACACAGCGCAGCCGCGGTATATGCGGTCCTTGCGGAAACTGGGTTCTATCCACGAACGTGGCTCGATACCTATTGTCAGGACGGCTCACGCTTGGCAGGGCATGTGACGCGGGGTGTTCCAGGCGTCGAGGCCTCTACTGGGTCGCTTGGTCATGGTCTTGCTATCGGCTGTGGAATGGCCCTGGGGGCGAAGCGTGGTCAGAATTCCAATCGGGTTTTCGTCCTAATGAGCGATGGCGAATGCGATGAAGGTTCCATCTGGGAGGCAGCACTTTTTGGCCCTCATCACCGGTTGGATAATCTGGTGGCAATCATCGATTACAACAAGATTCAGAGTCTTGGCTCGGTCAAAGAGGTCCTCGATTTGGAGCCGTTGGCCGACAAGTGGCGGGCCTTTGGATGGTCGGTCCAGGAGGTCGATGGTCACGACCACGAACAACTGCTCGACGTGTTAGGACGCGTACCACTTGTTGAAGGACGGCCGACCTGCATCATCGCCCATACTGTCAAGGGTAAAGGTGTGAGCTTTATGGAGCATCAGCTTGCTTGGCACTACAAGTCGCCTGACGCCGAGCAGCTCCGTGAAGCCTTACAGGAACTCGAGGTGCGGCAATGAGGACGGCTTTCATTCGAGCTCTTCGTGAGGCGGCTGCGACTGATGACCGGGTGTTTTTATTGGTCGGCGACTTGGGTTATTCGGTTGTTGAGCCGTTTGCGCAAGAGTTTCCAAATCGCTTTTTCAACATCGGCGTCGCTGAGCAAAATCTAGCTGGAGTTGCTGCGGGCCTAGCTTCATCGGGGAAGGTCGTTTTCACCTACTCTATCGGCAATTTTCCAACGTTACGCTGCTTAGAACACATTCGAAACGACATCTGCTATCACCAAGCAGCCGTAAAAATCGTTGCAGTCGGTGGAGGGATGGCTTACGGCAGCCTTGGTATGACGCACCACGCGACGGAAGACCTGGCGATTATGCGCGCATTACCTGGCATGGAGGTGATCGCACCTGGTGATCCAATTGAAACTACCCTAGCCACACGAGCGATTGTCACCAGGCCTGGTCCTTGCTATCTCCGCCTCGGCAAGGCCGGTGAACCGGTGGTTCACGACGAACCCCCTCCCTTCACCGTTGGAAAGGCTATTACTCTCAGTCGAGGGTCCGACGTCACTTTTGTGAGCACAGGTGGCATGCTCGCTGCTGCCGTACAGGCGGCCGAGCAACTAGGGCAGACGGGTATTAGTGTTGGTGTGGTCAGCATGCCCACGGTAAAGCCGTTGGACGCTGATTGTCTTCGAGCGGTGGCCAAACAGTGTGAGTTGATTGTAACTATCGAAGAGCACAATGTGATTGGTGGACTA
Proteins encoded in this region:
- a CDS encoding transketolase; translation: MVSDTSAVSELARKIRVQVLRMIHKAKASHVGTSLSIADILAVLYGSVLQIQPTEPESPDRDRLIVSKGHSAAAVYAVLAETGFYPRTWLDTYCQDGSRLAGHVTRGVPGVEASTGSLGHGLAIGCGMALGAKRGQNSNRVFVLMSDGECDEGSIWEAALFGPHHRLDNLVAIIDYNKIQSLGSVKEVLDLEPLADKWRAFGWSVQEVDGHDHEQLLDVLGRVPLVEGRPTCIIAHTVKGKGVSFMEHQLAWHYKSPDAEQLREALQELEVRQ
- a CDS encoding transketolase C-terminal domain-containing protein; protein product: MRTAFIRALREAAATDDRVFLLVGDLGYSVVEPFAQEFPNRFFNIGVAEQNLAGVAAGLASSGKVVFTYSIGNFPTLRCLEHIRNDICYHQAAVKIVAVGGGMAYGSLGMTHHATEDLAIMRALPGMEVIAPGDPIETTLATRAIVTRPGPCYLRLGKAGEPVVHDEPPPFTVGKAITLSRGSDVTFVSTGGMLAAAVQAAEQLGQTGISVGVVSMPTVKPLDADCLRAVAKQCELIVTIEEHNVIGGLGGAVSEVLVGVHGSQVGLKRVGVQDRFYEEIGSQEYLRAQTGLTVEQLVDAAETGLAERRLTNGQPGKPIRKQRESATRGKA